A stretch of the Bdellovibrio sp. 22V genome encodes the following:
- the secF gene encoding protein translocase subunit SecF: protein MANNNKVESFGRFDFVGKAWFFGGISLLLVVASLIYLGVHGITYGIDFKGGTEIQVKFAQPVTIDQVRGAVDELKLGDVGVQSFGEGNEFIVRFQGRQGATDKETNEILNADISKIREKITTAFAAAGPDIRRVDTVGPQVGAELKRNGVLAVFYCLLVILIYVALRFDYKFAPGAVLCLFHDAVITLAVFVAVGKEVNVSILAAIMTLIGFSLNDTIVVFDRIREVEGHEHGKGFGFIINKSINEMLVRTLITSGTTFVSALCLYIFADGTVEDIAFSICIGIFFGTYSSIYVAAPLVLLMDKLNLKKAAKPARA from the coding sequence ATGGCTAACAATAATAAAGTAGAATCTTTTGGCCGTTTTGATTTTGTTGGTAAAGCTTGGTTCTTCGGCGGTATTTCACTGCTTTTGGTCGTAGCTTCTTTGATTTACTTGGGTGTTCACGGGATCACTTACGGTATCGACTTTAAAGGTGGTACTGAGATTCAAGTGAAGTTCGCTCAACCGGTCACCATCGACCAAGTTCGTGGTGCCGTTGACGAATTGAAGTTGGGTGACGTGGGTGTTCAGTCTTTCGGTGAAGGCAACGAATTCATCGTGCGATTCCAAGGAAGACAAGGCGCGACTGACAAAGAAACGAATGAAATTTTGAATGCGGATATTTCTAAAATCCGTGAAAAAATCACGACGGCTTTTGCTGCCGCAGGCCCTGATATCCGCCGCGTGGATACAGTGGGACCTCAAGTGGGTGCCGAGTTGAAGCGTAACGGTGTGTTGGCGGTATTTTACTGTCTTCTCGTTATCTTGATCTACGTGGCTCTTCGTTTCGACTATAAATTTGCTCCGGGTGCAGTTCTTTGCTTGTTCCACGATGCTGTGATCACGTTGGCTGTGTTCGTGGCTGTTGGGAAAGAAGTGAACGTATCTATCTTGGCAGCGATCATGACTTTGATTGGTTTCTCTCTGAACGATACGATCGTCGTATTTGACCGTATCCGCGAAGTGGAAGGTCACGAGCATGGTAAAGGTTTTGGATTTATCATCAATAAATCCATCAACGAAATGTTGGTTCGTACATTGATTACGTCAGGAACGACTTTCGTTTCTGCATTGTGCTTGTACATCTTTGCTGATGGAACTGTTGAAGACATCGCGTTCTCTATCTGCATCGGTATCTTCTTCGGTACTTACTCATCTATTTACGTAGCCGCTCCGCTTGTTCTTCTTATGGACAAGTTGAATCTAAAAAAGGCTGCTAAGCCCGCAAGAGCTTAA
- the secD gene encoding protein translocase subunit SecD — protein MEGLRWRSALAVIGVVAALVWVMPNVVNFGEKSWWPSKQKLNYGLDIQGGLHLVMGVDVDGVVKESLNRLMTSMKAEMQKENVAFADIKSEKPEQGEMTITVANATDRAAIEQFLSSKYNTVLQVMGTTDTSVTARYFDAYLNEYKNRVIQQAIETIRNRIDEFGVAEPSISQQGANRILIQLPGMADAEKAKQLINTTAKLDFMIVSTEKTPQELQAMIAEAEKAGNYSMETLKYSDYVTRVNEDLKGKLPEKTVVYFEKSANATTMEAGAVPYLLKTDTDLGGGALDDAFVGYDQYNMPQVSLNFNAAGAAKFADLTGANVGKQMAIVLDKVVKSAPSIRDRIAGGSAVVTLGGNRDRNQMMDEAKMISTALRAGALPASLEQLEERRVGPTLGADAINKAKMGSYVGALIVVLFMVIYYRSMGAIASVALGINILSIFALLTSFGATLTLPGIAGIALTVGFAVDANVLINERIKEELRLGHSIKVAVKEGYHRAMSAIIDANVTTAATAVVLLYFGTGPVRGFAVTLLIGIVTSMFANVFVSKVIVDTLVNKFNFKKLSV, from the coding sequence ATGGAAGGACTTCGTTGGAGATCAGCTCTCGCGGTTATAGGTGTTGTGGCAGCCCTAGTTTGGGTTATGCCAAACGTGGTGAACTTTGGTGAAAAATCTTGGTGGCCATCTAAGCAAAAATTGAACTACGGCTTGGATATCCAAGGTGGTTTGCATCTTGTTATGGGCGTGGACGTTGACGGCGTTGTTAAAGAAAGCCTCAATCGTTTGATGACTTCCATGAAAGCAGAGATGCAAAAGGAAAATGTTGCATTTGCTGACATCAAGTCTGAAAAGCCGGAACAAGGTGAAATGACGATCACAGTGGCAAACGCAACGGATCGTGCTGCGATTGAGCAGTTCCTTTCTTCGAAATACAATACAGTGCTACAAGTGATGGGAACGACAGATACGTCTGTAACGGCTCGTTACTTTGATGCTTACTTGAATGAGTACAAAAATCGCGTGATCCAACAGGCGATTGAAACGATCCGTAACCGTATCGACGAATTCGGTGTGGCGGAGCCTTCTATCTCTCAACAAGGCGCCAACCGCATTTTGATTCAGCTTCCGGGTATGGCTGATGCGGAAAAAGCAAAACAGCTTATCAATACAACGGCGAAGTTGGACTTCATGATTGTGTCTACGGAAAAAACTCCGCAAGAACTTCAAGCAATGATCGCGGAAGCTGAAAAAGCAGGGAACTACTCAATGGAGACATTGAAGTACTCTGACTACGTAACGCGCGTGAACGAAGATCTTAAAGGAAAGCTGCCGGAAAAAACGGTTGTTTATTTCGAGAAGTCTGCCAATGCGACAACAATGGAAGCAGGCGCAGTTCCTTATCTTTTGAAAACGGACACGGATCTTGGCGGTGGCGCACTTGATGACGCTTTCGTTGGTTACGACCAATACAATATGCCGCAAGTTTCTTTGAACTTTAACGCTGCTGGGGCTGCGAAGTTCGCAGACTTGACGGGCGCAAACGTTGGCAAACAAATGGCCATCGTGCTTGATAAAGTTGTAAAATCAGCGCCAAGCATTCGTGATCGTATCGCGGGTGGTTCTGCGGTTGTTACTTTGGGCGGAAATCGTGACCGTAACCAAATGATGGATGAAGCGAAAATGATTTCAACGGCTCTTCGTGCGGGTGCTTTGCCTGCTTCTTTGGAGCAATTGGAAGAAAGACGTGTGGGTCCGACATTGGGTGCGGATGCCATCAATAAAGCGAAGATGGGATCTTATGTAGGCGCTTTGATCGTCGTCTTGTTCATGGTTATCTACTACCGTTCTATGGGAGCTATCGCGAGCGTGGCGTTGGGAATCAACATCCTTTCAATCTTCGCTTTGTTGACAAGCTTCGGCGCGACTCTGACTTTGCCAGGTATTGCGGGTATCGCTTTGACTGTCGGCTTTGCTGTCGATGCGAACGTTCTGATCAATGAGCGTATCAAGGAAGAGCTGAGACTGGGACATAGTATTAAGGTGGCTGTGAAAGAAGGTTACCATCGTGCGATGTCTGCGATCATCGATGCCAACGTGACGACAGCGGCAACAGCTGTGGTTCTTTTGTACTTCGGTACAGGTCCGGTGCGTGGTTTTGCGGTGACTCTTTTGATCGGTATCGTAACTTCTATGTTCGCGAACGTATTCGTATCTAAAGTGATCGTTGATACGCTTGTGAATAAATTCAACTTCAAGAAGCTTTCGGTTTAG
- the yajC gene encoding preprotein translocase subunit YajC yields the protein MLFGLLVSTAHAQTAPGGQPSAFEMFVPFIFIFVIFYFLIIRPQAKRQKEHQKFLSEVKRGDEVITSSGILGRVEGINEQFVTLEIADGVKVKMLRSQIATSQKAATAEEKK from the coding sequence ATGTTATTCGGACTTCTTGTATCGACAGCTCATGCGCAAACAGCTCCTGGCGGGCAGCCTTCTGCCTTTGAAATGTTTGTGCCTTTTATCTTTATCTTCGTGATTTTCTATTTCCTCATCATCCGCCCTCAAGCGAAAAGACAAAAGGAACATCAGAAATTCTTGTCCGAAGTTAAGCGTGGTGACGAAGTGATCACGTCCTCCGGTATCTTGGGTCGTGTTGAAGGAATCAACGAGCAATTTGTTACTTTGGAAATCGCTGACGGCGTTAAAGTAAAAATGCTTCGCAGCCAAATTGCTACATCTCAGAAAGCAGCAACAGCAGAGGAAAAGAAATAA
- the tgt gene encoding tRNA guanosine(34) transglycosylase Tgt translates to MLDGKQTMTTGEFKVHQTEGNARRATLMTAHGPVQTPVFMAVGTKATVKAMTPEELKDCGTQVVLGNTYHLHLRPGEKTIKKMGGLHKFMNWHGPILTDSGGFQVFSLSQLRNMSEEGVEFRSHLDGAKHFISPEKSMEIQMDLGSDIIMAFDECLQYPATEEEIDKSMALTYRWLLRSKAAMTRKESLLFGIVQGGLSLPHRLKSMEQICSVDLPGYALGGFSVGEPIHLMHELLPHVAPRMPANKPRYLMGVGTPTDLIIAIDSGIDMFDCVMPTRVARNGTIFTWRGKVSIKRAEYREDSSPLDPECDCYTCTNYTKAYLRHLFLSGEILGSRLNTIHNIHFYMKLMERARKAIEEGRWAEFRDDCLTRFVKKDS, encoded by the coding sequence ATGTTGGACGGAAAACAAACTATGACCACAGGTGAATTCAAAGTTCATCAAACAGAAGGCAACGCTCGCCGTGCGACTCTGATGACGGCGCATGGTCCCGTGCAGACACCCGTTTTCATGGCGGTAGGTACCAAGGCGACTGTAAAAGCGATGACTCCGGAAGAGCTTAAAGATTGCGGCACTCAGGTTGTCCTCGGCAACACGTATCACTTGCATTTGCGTCCTGGCGAAAAGACCATTAAAAAAATGGGCGGTTTGCACAAGTTCATGAACTGGCACGGCCCGATCTTGACGGACTCTGGCGGCTTTCAGGTTTTCTCTCTTTCACAACTTCGTAATATGTCCGAAGAGGGCGTGGAGTTCCGTTCGCATCTTGATGGAGCGAAACATTTTATTTCTCCGGAAAAAAGTATGGAGATTCAAATGGACCTGGGCTCCGATATCATCATGGCTTTTGATGAATGCCTTCAGTATCCGGCGACGGAAGAAGAGATCGATAAATCTATGGCTCTTACGTATCGTTGGCTTTTGCGTTCAAAAGCGGCGATGACTCGCAAAGAAAGTCTTTTGTTTGGGATCGTGCAAGGGGGCTTGAGTCTGCCGCATCGTTTGAAGTCCATGGAGCAAATTTGCTCCGTCGATCTTCCGGGTTATGCTTTAGGCGGATTCAGCGTCGGTGAACCGATTCACTTGATGCACGAACTTCTTCCGCATGTGGCGCCAAGAATGCCGGCAAATAAACCGCGCTATTTGATGGGCGTTGGAACGCCGACGGATTTGATCATTGCGATTGATTCAGGAATCGATATGTTTGACTGCGTCATGCCTACAAGAGTGGCACGCAATGGAACGATCTTTACTTGGCGAGGCAAAGTCAGCATTAAAAGAGCGGAATATCGCGAAGACAGTTCTCCGCTGGATCCTGAATGCGATTGTTACACTTGTACAAACTATACAAAGGCGTACCTTCGTCACTTATTCTTGAGTGGTGAAATTTTGGGCTCGCGCTTGAACACGATTCACAATATTCATTTCTATATGAAGTTGATGGAACGTGCTCGTAAGGCCATCGAAGAAGGTCGTTGGGCGGAGTTCAGAGACGACTGTTTGACACGATTCGTAAAGAAGGACAGCTAG
- the queA gene encoding tRNA preQ1(34) S-adenosylmethionine ribosyltransferase-isomerase QueA, protein MKLTDLEFTFPEELIATSPQRPSRVMWVDAVTGPQEISLQELVQRIPAGDVLVVNNTKVLKRRVFSGDLEILFLKQMNATDWEVLFPSKKFKPGAVIELPLGLQMTLIEKGRPQKVRLSREVSEDYFQKIAELPLPPYIQKARDQRHTVEADESWYQTAWAKTPGSFAAPTASLHFSDQDMQNLRAQGVQICEVTLHVGLGTFLPVTAEDLNDHDMHEEYVEVTASSWNTIQAARAAGKKVWALGTTSTRSLESVGQGLLSGSDSEGYRGFTKLLIQPGYKFKIVDYLLTNFHQPQSTLLALVAGFSSLERVKACYQWAIERKFRLFSYGDLTCWSRSAGSADAGSADAGSAGAPAGAEAEAALKLK, encoded by the coding sequence ATGAAACTGACGGATCTCGAATTCACTTTTCCTGAGGAGCTGATTGCTACGTCTCCCCAAAGACCTTCACGCGTGATGTGGGTGGATGCTGTCACAGGTCCGCAAGAAATCTCTCTGCAAGAGTTAGTACAGCGTATTCCAGCTGGCGACGTGCTTGTCGTGAATAATACGAAGGTGTTAAAGCGCCGTGTGTTTTCAGGGGATCTGGAAATTCTGTTTCTGAAACAAATGAATGCCACGGACTGGGAAGTTTTATTTCCTTCCAAGAAGTTCAAGCCCGGCGCTGTGATTGAGCTGCCCTTGGGGTTGCAGATGACCTTGATTGAAAAAGGCCGTCCGCAAAAAGTACGTTTGAGCCGTGAAGTCAGCGAAGATTATTTTCAAAAAATCGCAGAGCTTCCACTGCCGCCATATATTCAAAAAGCGCGCGACCAACGCCACACGGTGGAGGCCGACGAGTCCTGGTATCAAACGGCTTGGGCTAAAACGCCGGGCAGTTTTGCAGCACCCACTGCGAGTTTGCATTTTTCCGATCAAGACATGCAGAACTTGCGCGCCCAAGGCGTGCAGATTTGCGAAGTCACTTTGCATGTGGGGCTTGGAACTTTCTTGCCGGTCACGGCGGAAGATCTGAACGATCACGATATGCATGAAGAGTATGTTGAAGTTACGGCCTCTTCCTGGAACACCATTCAAGCCGCGCGGGCGGCAGGAAAAAAAGTGTGGGCGCTGGGCACCACCTCGACACGTTCTTTGGAAAGCGTGGGGCAGGGGCTTCTTTCCGGATCTGATTCGGAAGGATATCGCGGCTTCACAAAACTTCTGATTCAACCGGGATATAAATTTAAAATCGTCGATTATCTCCTGACGAATTTCCATCAGCCGCAATCAACGCTCTTGGCGTTAGTGGCGGGATTTTCGTCTCTAGAAAGAGTTAAAGCTTGCTATCAATGGGCTATTGAGAGAAAGTTCCGGCTCTTCTCTTACGGAGATTTAACGTGCTGGTCCCGCTCGGCGGGCTCCGCGGATGCCGGCTCGGCGGATGCCGGCAGTGCTGGAGCGCCTGCAGGCGCGGAAGCTGAAGCAGCTCTCAAATTGAAATGA
- a CDS encoding DMT family transporter, with product MTLGPLLLLFSAFLHASWNAIAKSAKDKESFLFLTILLSGLITLGIVLTYGGFQIPSGKVGWISVLSGVFEGLYFITLAKALKESALGKAYSIMRGGAMIIVWLVSTIFFAETAGLFQYFGAFLIFLGIVVMNFKGFSGGNLLNGSFWSAMSAVFIAGYHLSYHQALAAQADPRSLFCIAMLVSLPFLFWSLREEPIKRLRHTLTRHPWAVMVTGSAATGSFLIFLYGLQVSAPGFAISLRNTSIFFAVLFSYFLKESLSRLQIVGACGIGLGAVLLSL from the coding sequence ATGACTTTAGGGCCTCTTTTGCTTTTATTCTCAGCTTTTCTCCACGCCTCGTGGAATGCCATTGCGAAATCAGCAAAAGACAAGGAAAGCTTTCTTTTCCTCACGATTCTTCTGAGCGGCCTGATCACCTTAGGCATCGTCCTCACATATGGCGGCTTTCAAATTCCTTCCGGCAAAGTAGGTTGGATCAGCGTTCTTTCGGGCGTTTTCGAGGGGCTTTACTTTATCACTTTAGCCAAAGCTTTGAAAGAATCCGCACTCGGGAAGGCCTATTCCATTATGCGCGGCGGAGCCATGATCATCGTCTGGCTGGTATCGACGATTTTCTTTGCAGAGACTGCGGGCCTTTTTCAGTACTTCGGCGCCTTTCTTATCTTTCTTGGTATTGTCGTGATGAATTTTAAAGGATTTTCGGGCGGCAATCTTTTAAACGGAAGTTTTTGGTCTGCGATGAGCGCAGTTTTTATCGCCGGGTATCACTTAAGCTATCACCAGGCTTTAGCAGCACAAGCGGATCCGCGTTCGTTGTTTTGTATCGCGATGTTAGTCAGTCTGCCGTTTTTATTTTGGAGTTTGCGTGAAGAGCCCATCAAGCGTCTTCGCCACACGCTCACTCGCCATCCTTGGGCCGTGATGGTGACGGGTTCTGCGGCGACAGGTTCTTTTTTAATTTTTCTTTACGGGCTTCAAGTTTCAGCGCCGGGCTTTGCCATTTCCCTTCGCAATACCTCGATTTTTTTCGCCGTCTTGTTTTCGTACTTCCTTAAAGAGTCCCTCTCCCGTTTGCAGATTGTCGGCGCCTGCGGCATTGGTCTTGGCGCCGTTCTGCTAAGTCTGTAG
- a CDS encoding outer membrane beta-barrel protein, translating into MKYMGLCLLLVLFLLSNQAHAVGFYIEPGITYERGDNELDWPAPLSSSTGNQTGFGLNLKLGIHVNDVFFMGLDGSYSKPDFDNSATNYDAEAVSTTYGAILGAQMPGIGLRIWGGYIFGGDLDPDKSGDVDLKFTGAHGPKVGLGFRIFFVSLNVEYMDLQYNESELQEAGPVTGTFDEDLKNKVGLISVSIPLTL; encoded by the coding sequence ATGAAATACATGGGCCTATGCCTGCTATTAGTACTCTTCTTGCTGTCAAACCAGGCGCATGCCGTCGGGTTTTATATCGAGCCCGGAATTACTTACGAGCGCGGAGACAACGAATTGGATTGGCCGGCTCCGTTAAGCAGTTCGACGGGAAATCAGACGGGATTTGGTTTGAACCTGAAGCTCGGCATCCACGTCAATGATGTATTCTTTATGGGGCTTGATGGCTCCTATTCGAAACCTGATTTTGACAACTCGGCAACGAACTATGATGCCGAAGCCGTGTCGACCACTTATGGCGCGATCCTCGGAGCGCAAATGCCCGGAATAGGTCTGCGCATATGGGGCGGTTATATTTTCGGGGGAGATTTGGATCCCGATAAGAGCGGCGACGTTGATTTGAAGTTCACCGGAGCCCATGGTCCCAAGGTCGGTTTAGGATTCCGCATTTTCTTCGTGAGTTTGAATGTCGAGTACATGGATCTTCAATACAACGAATCTGAATTGCAGGAAGCCGGGCCGGTCACGGGAACTTTTGATGAAGACTTAAAAAACAAAGTGGGTCTGATCAGCGTGAGCATTCCTCTGACACTTTAA
- a CDS encoding carbonic anhydrase: MNQEWTLKKEILRMVVGFKRFRDRFFKEEHSLYDRLASSGQRPKTLMIACSDSRVDPAILFSSSPGEMFVIRNVANLVPPFESDRGFHGVSAAIEFAVVNLQVENIVVLGHRQCGGIRALFEPQNVKQGGFVAQWMSIAKDAKQKSLTKNPHADTDTLCRECERDSIVISLQNLRTFPFIEEAIQKNGLQLFGVYFDLESGQLWHYDDSSDAFQEVDFSVLKNQR; the protein is encoded by the coding sequence ATGAATCAAGAGTGGACCCTAAAAAAAGAAATTCTTCGTATGGTCGTCGGATTCAAAAGATTCCGCGATCGCTTTTTTAAAGAAGAGCATTCGCTTTACGACCGTCTTGCCAGCTCCGGCCAACGTCCTAAAACCTTGATGATTGCCTGCAGTGACTCTCGTGTTGATCCCGCGATTCTTTTTTCTTCTTCTCCCGGTGAAATGTTTGTTATCCGCAACGTTGCGAACTTGGTTCCTCCGTTTGAATCCGACCGCGGCTTCCACGGGGTGAGTGCGGCGATTGAATTTGCCGTTGTGAATCTTCAGGTTGAGAACATCGTTGTATTAGGTCACCGTCAGTGCGGCGGCATTCGCGCTTTGTTTGAACCACAAAACGTCAAGCAGGGCGGATTCGTCGCGCAGTGGATGAGTATTGCGAAGGATGCGAAACAAAAATCTTTGACGAAAAATCCTCATGCGGACACGGATACGTTGTGCCGCGAGTGCGAGCGTGATTCTATTGTGATCTCTTTACAAAATCTTCGCACGTTCCCGTTCATTGAAGAAGCGATTCAAAAAAACGGTCTGCAACTTTTCGGCGTCTATTTCGATCTTGAAAGTGGGCAGCTCTGGCACTATGACGACTCTTCCGACGCTTTCCAAGAAGTCGATTTCTCCGTTCTAAAAAATCAACGTTAA
- a CDS encoding MarC family protein → MEKEYLVSASQIFTLFFIMFGPFRVLGPFFKLTQPLAPAQLRTVAFRSVIIAMTSLVLGGFVGKSLLEKWKIPIPILEVTAGLIFAIVAFSMILKIKVEKGETSNTEVKMEGLALNTALSMIITPFGMAVLVIFLAISMDWARTMTVFSMLGLVMLLNLLAMILVRKIMGKVGLVILQVLGAILGVLQAALAVNMIHVGLMALRAS, encoded by the coding sequence ATGGAAAAAGAATATCTTGTCAGCGCATCGCAAATATTTACTTTATTCTTTATTATGTTTGGCCCGTTTCGAGTTCTGGGACCCTTCTTTAAGTTGACACAGCCATTAGCACCCGCACAGCTCCGAACAGTCGCATTTCGTTCTGTGATTATTGCGATGACCTCGTTAGTCCTCGGAGGATTTGTCGGGAAATCGCTTTTGGAGAAATGGAAGATTCCCATTCCCATTCTTGAAGTCACGGCAGGACTTATTTTCGCGATTGTCGCATTCTCGATGATTTTAAAAATCAAAGTGGAAAAAGGAGAGACTTCAAATACCGAGGTCAAGATGGAGGGACTCGCTCTCAATACCGCTTTATCCATGATCATCACGCCATTTGGCATGGCCGTTCTCGTTATTTTTTTGGCCATCAGTATGGATTGGGCGCGAACGATGACGGTTTTTTCTATGTTGGGGCTCGTCATGCTTCTAAATCTTCTTGCTATGATATTAGTTCGGAAGATTATGGGGAAGGTCGGTCTCGTGATCTTGCAGGTCCTTGGTGCAATCCTGGGGGTGCTTCAGGCAGCACTGGCTGTGAATATGATTCATGTGGGGCTCATGGCCCTGCGAGCCTCTTAG
- a CDS encoding DUF202 domain-containing protein: MEPEKIDPNELSQRRTEMSVQRTDMSTHRTDMSEERTDLSVARSHLANERTHLSYLRTGVALISFGVTLNRFALYLLQSEEMERFHRKMFLHDLKNVGIGMVLLGSILLAWSIRHFIKIQKSIENLSFVPAKWSLIFFSLAVICIGAVTTIWMILS; this comes from the coding sequence ATGGAGCCGGAAAAAATAGATCCGAACGAGCTTTCACAAAGAAGAACAGAAATGTCGGTCCAAAGAACCGATATGTCGACTCATCGAACAGATATGTCGGAAGAGCGGACCGATCTTTCGGTGGCACGCTCGCATTTGGCTAATGAGCGAACGCATCTTTCGTACTTGCGAACCGGAGTCGCCTTAATCAGTTTCGGTGTAACCCTCAACCGTTTTGCTTTGTACTTGCTTCAATCCGAAGAGATGGAGCGTTTTCACAGAAAAATGTTTTTGCATGACTTGAAAAATGTCGGCATCGGTATGGTTCTTTTAGGAAGCATTCTGCTGGCATGGTCTATTCGTCATTTTATCAAGATTCAGAAGAGCATCGAAAACCTCTCCTTTGTTCCAGCAAAGTGGTCGCTCATATTTTTCTCGTTGGCTGTTATTTGTATTGGGGCGGTGACGACGATCTGGATGATCTTAAGCTGA
- a CDS encoding formylglycine-generating enzyme family protein, with translation MTWIPGGTFLMGSNDHYPEEAPVHRVIVDGFWMDTSPVTNAEFKKFVDETGYVTFCEKAPEASQYPGARPEMLEAASVVFVKPSQKVDLRNPHLWWSFVFGANWKQPQGPGSTIQNRMDHPVVHIAFEDAQAYAKWAGKKLPTEAEWEYAARGGHESLEYAWGSELEPGGEHRANIWQGEFPWQNLTKDGYEGTSPVQSYLPNDYGLYDMIGNVWEWTVDWYAPRHPEEKQKACCIPKNPRGPAQEVSYDPRSHVKIPRKVMKGGSHLCAPNYCRRYRPSARMAQPIDTSTSHLGFRCVVRGERSEIKR, from the coding sequence ATGACTTGGATCCCGGGAGGAACTTTCCTCATGGGATCCAACGACCATTATCCTGAAGAAGCTCCCGTACATCGAGTGATCGTCGACGGGTTTTGGATGGATACGTCGCCCGTGACCAATGCCGAGTTTAAAAAATTCGTTGATGAAACCGGATATGTCACCTTTTGTGAAAAAGCACCGGAGGCTAGTCAGTATCCGGGAGCAAGGCCCGAGATGCTCGAAGCGGCTTCCGTCGTCTTCGTAAAACCGTCACAAAAGGTCGATCTGCGCAATCCGCATTTATGGTGGAGTTTCGTCTTCGGTGCAAACTGGAAACAGCCGCAAGGACCTGGAAGCACAATTCAGAATCGCATGGATCACCCTGTCGTCCACATCGCTTTCGAAGATGCGCAAGCTTACGCAAAATGGGCGGGGAAAAAACTTCCGACGGAAGCAGAGTGGGAGTATGCCGCTCGCGGTGGCCATGAGTCTCTCGAGTACGCCTGGGGAAGTGAACTCGAACCGGGTGGTGAACATCGTGCGAATATTTGGCAAGGGGAGTTTCCATGGCAGAACCTAACGAAGGATGGCTATGAAGGCACATCGCCGGTGCAATCTTATCTGCCGAATGACTATGGCCTTTACGATATGATTGGGAATGTGTGGGAGTGGACTGTGGATTGGTACGCCCCTCGTCATCCCGAGGAAAAACAAAAAGCCTGTTGCATACCTAAAAATCCCCGTGGTCCCGCTCAAGAAGTCAGTTATGACCCGCGATCGCATGTCAAAATTCCAAGAAAGGTGATGAAGGGCGGTTCACATCTGTGCGCACCGAACTATTGCCGTCGCTATCGACCGTCAGCACGGATGGCCCAACCTATTGATACGTCCACTTCACATCTGGGCTTTCGCTGTGTTGTTCGCGGGGAGCGCTCTGAAATAAAGAGGTAA